Within the Nitrospira sp. CR1.1 genome, the region TAGTCACGAGGAAGAATCATCGCCGCTCCAACCTAAGGTAACCGGACAGCCCCAACTGTACATGGCGATCATCCATACGTTCAATCAATGGAGGCGCCGCTGCAGCCGATGGCAGCACCGGCGCGTAGCGGCTGATCACTCAGATGTATCTAAATAGCCTTCTCAAAATGGTTGCTAGCAAGGCCGCAGGCGAGAAAATACCGCAGACGTACCCTTGCGGTACGTTGAGGATATTTTCGAGCTGAGAACGGCGTTCGAAGTCGTTTTCAGCGGTCGAGACAGGCGGCTCAAACTGCCCGTTCAGCAAGGCCGCAGCCGATGTCAGCTCCGGAGGCGTAGCCTCTGGCTACGTCGAGGATGATGCCGAGGTGAGAACGAAGCTGGCGGGCAGTTTCAGCCGCCTGTCAGAAGTACCAGGCGAGACCGGCCATCACAAACCGTGGACTCCCCGGCACAAAATGCGTATCCGCGACACCGGCTGCTTCGTGACGCAGGCGCGATTCAAAGAAAAACGTGGCTTGTTCCCATTTCGCGTTGAAGAGATTCTGCACGAAGAGAAATGCCTCCAACCGACCGTGCGGCAGTTTCACCGGAAGTTGGTACCGTTCCGACAGGTCGAACGTAGTCCAGGACGGCGCTTTCGCGCTGCGGTCTTCCACCAGCGGCCGCACGCCGAGATAAGTCGCCTGGATCTGTGACATCAGCCCTTCCGGCCAGCGCAGCAGCAACGCTCCATACGCCGTCACTTCCGGAGCCAGCGGAATCGCGGCGCCGGTGGTGAATTCCGCCTTCGTCCAGGTCACGCTGCCGTTGAAGTAGAGCGGTCCCCAGATCTGTCCACGTGCCGCGACCTCCATGCCGCGGCGGCGCGAGGCCCCGCGTATCTCCGTTGTCCCTTCATCTCCCACGAACACCAGTTCCTGCTTCAAATCTAGCGCCCAGAGGGTCGCGATCAGTTCGACTCCGTCAGGCCCCCAGGGCTTGGAACGAATGCCGACTTCGTAGTTTCTCGCTTTGGCCAGAGGGGAGGCAGCCCGGGCTATGGCCGAACGGGCATCGTTGCTGTGATACCCCTCGCCGTAGTTGGCAAAGAACTCCGTCCTGAACCAGGGCCCCAGCATGACGTTCATTTTCGGCAGCACGAGCCCTGAACTCGTATTGCCGGCTGGTTGTTCCGAGCAGGTTGCACAGCGGTTCCGCACATCGAACGTGAACACCTCGGTGCGAACACCACCAGACAGTCGCAACCAGGGCGCCGGCTGCAGGTCCACTTTCAGGAACGGTGCGGAGGAGGCTTCGAGCATGGTGCTGTCCACGGTTGTCCCCAGCGGCGACCGCTTCACCTGTGGCGCCAGACGCGCATGGATATCGTCCACCCGTGTCTGGAAGCCCACTGTCGCGGCGCCGTCCATGTCGAAAAATCGAACGGGCTGTTTGTAGCCCACATCCCCACCATAGACGACTCGCCGGTCTGATTGCTGAAAGCCGTCGCCATTGACCGTGTCGTTCAGAAAAAACGTGAAGTTCGAAAACAGATCGAACCGGTAATACTGCGCATAGGCATTGGCGAAGAAGCGGCCACCAGACGGCATGTCGTAATGGTAGTTGATCCGTCCGGTGCTGCGAAGCGTCTTGCCTCCCTCGCTCGGATCGATGGACCCGAACCGGTCGAGCGATCCATCGTGCACCGCCCGCAATGGAATCTCGCCCGAACCGTTCCACTGCGACTTCTGAAACGTGCCGGTAATGACCAGTTCGTCCCGGCCGAGCGGATTCATCGTGGCCTTGCCCAATAGATTCCCTCGGAAATAGCGATTATCGCTCTGAAACGGCCCGTCGGTGTAGTAGCCCTCCGCCGCGAACAGTGTTCGCACCGCATCCTTGGTCGGCGAGAACATCACAAGATGCCGCTGGGTGTTGAACTGTCCGCCGGCCGACTGAACGACCCCTTCTTTCACCATTTCACGCGTGCGAAAATTCACCGCGCCCGCCGTCGCAAAGTCGCCGTACTCCGGAAGATACGCGCCCTTGTAGACATCCACCCCTTCGATGGTTTCTGGAATGATGAAGTTGAGATCGGTGTACCCTTGCCCGTGGGCATGACTCCGCAAATTGATCGGCATCCCGTCGGTGAAAAACGCGACGTCCGTCCCGTGGTCGGCATCGAACCCGCGCAGGAAATACTGATCGGCCTTTCCGGCTCCGCCAGAATGTTCCACCGCAATGAATCCGGGGATCAGCCGCAACACCTGGGCCGGTCGCCCCTGCGGCTGCATGAGAAATTCCTTGTCGGGAATGAATTGTTGGGAGGACGCCGCCACGGGGCGATCGGTGGAGACTTCGACTTCCGGCACCTCGAGATCGACGGCATCCGGATCATGGGCGGCCACCGGCGCAGTCCAGAGGATCACACCGAGCGCAATCACGAAGCAGCGACACGCACGCGTCACCGGCGGCTCACCGCAGCCCTGTACCGGTCGTCGTCATCGTGAGCTTGCCGTGTTTCACGCCTTTGACGCTGAGCAAGGCGTCGGCGATCCTGCGGATGGCGCCCCCTTTGCCCCGTGCCACGAGGACCTCGAGGCAATGGTCATGGTCCAGATGCACATGCATCCCGGCCATAATGCGGCCCTGAAACTCATGCTGAATGCGAGTGAGCTTTCTGGCGAGATCCGGCACATGATGGTCATAGACGAAGGTGATCGTCGCCACCGTTTCCTTGTTCTCGTTCCATTCCTGACTGACCAGGCTATCCCGAATCAGGTCGCGGATAGCCTCAGAGCGATTGGTGTATTTCCGCCGCTCGATCAAACGATCAAAATCATGGAGTAGATGCCGGTCAAGTGAGATCCCGAATCGCGCGAGTGTGTCCATGACGCCTTCTCCATCGTGCTACCAAATATTTTTTTGTAACACCAGAATGAAGGAGGCGTCAATCACGAGGAGGACTGATTAGGAGTGAGCGTAGAGCGGATGGTCATAATCGATATCTCGGGAGGGACTCGAAAGCGAACGGGCAGGATACTGGTGCCGATGCCCGTGCTCACAAATAAATGCCGCCCCCCTTCCACGATATGCCCAATGGCATACCGTTCACCGAATTGTGACGGCACGACAGGCCGTCCCCATCCGGGCACCGCAACCTGCCCGCCATGGGTATGCCCGGCGATGGTGAGAGTCACCCGGCCCGGGATCTCGGGAAACACATCCGGATTATGCGTCACGACGATCACCGGACTCGTCTCATCCACACCGCTCAACGCACGGCGCACATCATGTGCCGCTTCCCAGAAATCACTCACACCGGCTAACCAGATCGACGTGTGATGGAACATGAGAGGAATGGCGCGATCCTCCAGAACCGGAATCCCCTCGGCCTCTAGCGCCTTCCGTACGCGGGTACCGTCAAACCACCAATCATGATTGCCTAAGACCGCATACACGCCGAGCGGCGCCTGCAGTGATCGAAGGACCCTGGCACTCGCTTCGGGTTCGATAAAATGCCCGCCGACCACGCCATGGATCACGAAATCCCCCGCCAGCAGGACAAGGTCCGGCTGAGCGCGATTGGCTGCCTGCACTATGTCCTGCAATTTCTCCAGATCGTTATGCGGAGAGCCGGTATGCAAATCAGCCAACACCGCAATACGAAGGTCGCGGGCAGAGGCGGGCCATCCAGGGAGCGCGAGCTCATATTCCCGCGTAGACAGGGAGGCCGGCTCCCACCACAATCCCCAACCGGCCAGCACAACCAGGAGCCCGCTCAGGAAATAGCCCGCGCCACGCAGCGTCCACCGTCTGACTCGCATGGCCATCAAGGCAGCATCCTTACCGGCACACGCCCATCTGGCCGTGCGTCCAACGACGGAGCGGTCTCAACATCGGGACTCGCCACTTCATAGTACCGTTTCGCTCGAGGATGAATTGAGTGCGGTGACTGCGATTGCGCCCGATCGGGCAGGCCGGTGCGTCGGGGGGGAAACGGAGATTACGCAAACAACTGCTGAGCCGTCGCATCGGCCAGCAGATTCTCTCCTTCGCGATCGATGAGCTTGAGAAAGAGGGCGCTCAACTCGGGATCAAACTGGGTTCCGGCATTCCGCTCGATCTCTGCCCTCGCCTGCGCAAGAGGCAATGTGGCTTTATACGAACAGGCATGGGTCATGATATCAAACGCATCCGCGAGCGCGACGATCC harbors:
- a CDS encoding metallophosphoesterase, with the protein product MRVRRWTLRGAGYFLSGLLVVLAGWGLWWEPASLSTREYELALPGWPASARDLRIAVLADLHTGSPHNDLEKLQDIVQAANRAQPDLVLLAGDFVIHGVVGGHFIEPEASARVLRSLQAPLGVYAVLGNHDWWFDGTRVRKALEAEGIPVLEDRAIPLMFHHTSIWLAGVSDFWEAAHDVRRALSGVDETSPVIVVTHNPDVFPEIPGRVTLTIAGHTHGGQVAVPGWGRPVVPSQFGERYAIGHIVEGGRHLFVSTGIGTSILPVRFRVPPEISIMTIRSTLTPNQSSS
- the nikR gene encoding nickel-responsive transcriptional regulator NikR, with amino-acid sequence MDTLARFGISLDRHLLHDFDRLIERRKYTNRSEAIRDLIRDSLVSQEWNENKETVATITFVYDHHVPDLARKLTRIQHEFQGRIMAGMHVHLDHDHCLEVLVARGKGGAIRRIADALLSVKGVKHGKLTMTTTGTGLR
- a CDS encoding TonB-dependent receptor plug domain-containing protein; amino-acid sequence: MTRACRCFVIALGVILWTAPVAAHDPDAVDLEVPEVEVSTDRPVAASSQQFIPDKEFLMQPQGRPAQVLRLIPGFIAVEHSGGAGKADQYFLRGFDADHGTDVAFFTDGMPINLRSHAHGQGYTDLNFIIPETIEGVDVYKGAYLPEYGDFATAGAVNFRTREMVKEGVVQSAGGQFNTQRHLVMFSPTKDAVRTLFAAEGYYTDGPFQSDNRYFRGNLLGKATMNPLGRDELVITGTFQKSQWNGSGEIPLRAVHDGSLDRFGSIDPSEGGKTLRSTGRINYHYDMPSGGRFFANAYAQYYRFDLFSNFTFFLNDTVNGDGFQQSDRRVVYGGDVGYKQPVRFFDMDGAATVGFQTRVDDIHARLAPQVKRSPLGTTVDSTMLEASSAPFLKVDLQPAPWLRLSGGVRTEVFTFDVRNRCATCSEQPAGNTSSGLVLPKMNVMLGPWFRTEFFANYGEGYHSNDARSAIARAASPLAKARNYEVGIRSKPWGPDGVELIATLWALDLKQELVFVGDEGTTEIRGASRRRGMEVAARGQIWGPLYFNGSVTWTKAEFTTGAAIPLAPEVTAYGALLLRWPEGLMSQIQATYLGVRPLVEDRSAKAPSWTTFDLSERYQLPVKLPHGRLEAFLFVQNLFNAKWEQATFFFESRLRHEAAGVADTHFVPGSPRFVMAGLAWYF